Proteins encoded within one genomic window of Pectobacterium araliae:
- a CDS encoding MipA/OmpV family protein — protein sequence MKKPQLCMLAALISGAVLVPSVYAADISLGLGAAGSTSVYRGVDNDVYPLPVLNYESENFYFRGLGGGYYLWNDGVNRFSLTAYYLPLGFKPGDSDDQRMKQLDKRRGTLMAGAAYRHTADWGEIRTVLAGDTLDYSNGFAWDTAYLYRFTMGDLSLTPGIGATWFSENMNQYYYGVSAQESSRSGFNQYSPGDGWAPYLELSAGYQINESWSAWAVGRYTRLSDEMKDSPIVDSNHSILMSAGVSYRF from the coding sequence GTGAAAAAACCTCAACTATGTATGCTGGCCGCGCTGATTTCTGGTGCCGTGCTCGTGCCTTCAGTCTATGCCGCAGATATCTCTCTGGGTCTTGGCGCTGCGGGTTCAACGTCTGTATACCGTGGTGTTGATAATGACGTTTATCCGCTTCCTGTACTGAATTATGAAAGTGAAAATTTTTATTTCCGCGGACTGGGTGGGGGATATTACCTGTGGAATGACGGCGTAAATCGTTTTTCTTTAACGGCCTACTACCTGCCTTTAGGTTTTAAACCGGGAGATAGTGACGATCAACGCATGAAACAGTTGGACAAACGCCGTGGTACGCTGATGGCGGGTGCGGCTTATCGCCATACCGCTGACTGGGGTGAAATCCGTACCGTTCTGGCGGGCGATACGCTGGATTACAGCAACGGCTTCGCATGGGACACCGCCTACCTTTATCGGTTCACTATGGGCGATCTGAGCCTGACTCCGGGGATCGGTGCGACCTGGTTCAGCGAAAATATGAACCAATATTACTACGGCGTGAGTGCGCAAGAATCTTCGCGTTCTGGATTTAACCAGTACAGCCCTGGTGATGGCTGGGCTCCGTATCTTGAACTGAGCGCGGGTTATCAGATTAACGAGAGCTGGAGCGCGTGGGCAGTCGGTCGTTACACGCGTTTGTCTGACGAAATGAAAGACAGCCCGATTGTTGATAGTAACCACAGCATTTTAATGAGCGCGGGCGTCAGCTATCGCTTCTGA
- the gapA gene encoding glyceraldehyde-3-phosphate dehydrogenase has protein sequence MTIKVGINGFGRIGRIVFRAAQERSDIEIVAINDLLDAEYMAYMLKYDSTHGRFNGTVEVKDGHLVVNGKTIRVTAERDPANLKWNEVNVDIVAEATGLFLTDDTARKHIAAGAKKVVLTGPSKDDTPMFVMGVNHKTYAGQDIVSNASCTTNCLAPLAKVINDNFGIVEALMTTVHATTATQKTVDGPSHKDWRGGRGAAQNIIPSSTGAAKAVGKVIPELNGKLTGMAFRVPTPNVSVVDLTARLEKPASYKEVCAAIKAAAEGELKGVLGYTEDDVVSTDFNGEKLTSVFDAKAGIALNDNFVKLVSWYDNETGYSNKVLDLIAHISK, from the coding sequence ATGACTATCAAAGTAGGTATCAACGGTTTTGGCCGTATCGGCCGTATTGTTTTCCGCGCTGCACAAGAGCGTTCTGACATCGAGATCGTTGCAATCAACGACCTGTTAGACGCTGAGTACATGGCGTATATGCTGAAATACGACTCAACTCATGGTCGTTTCAACGGCACCGTTGAAGTTAAAGATGGCCACCTGGTTGTTAACGGCAAAACCATTCGTGTTACCGCAGAGCGCGATCCTGCAAACCTGAAGTGGAACGAAGTCAACGTTGATATCGTTGCTGAAGCAACAGGTCTGTTCCTGACTGACGACACGGCACGTAAGCACATTGCTGCGGGTGCGAAGAAAGTCGTTCTGACGGGTCCATCTAAAGATGACACCCCGATGTTCGTTATGGGCGTAAACCACAAAACTTACGCGGGTCAAGACATCGTGTCTAACGCATCTTGTACCACTAACTGCCTGGCACCGCTGGCAAAAGTCATCAACGACAACTTCGGTATCGTTGAAGCACTGATGACCACCGTTCACGCCACCACTGCAACGCAGAAAACGGTTGATGGCCCGTCTCACAAAGACTGGCGCGGCGGCCGCGGCGCAGCACAGAACATCATCCCATCTTCTACCGGTGCAGCTAAAGCAGTAGGTAAAGTGATTCCTGAGCTGAACGGCAAACTGACTGGTATGGCGTTCCGCGTTCCTACCCCGAACGTGTCTGTTGTTGACCTGACCGCTCGTCTGGAAAAACCAGCGTCTTACAAAGAAGTTTGTGCAGCAATCAAAGCCGCTGCTGAAGGCGAACTGAAAGGCGTTCTGGGCTACACCGAAGACGACGTTGTTTCTACCGATTTCAACGGTGAAAAACTGACTTCCGTGTTCGATGCCAAAGCCGGTATCGCACTGAACGACAACTTTGTGAAACTGGTTTCCTGGTACGACAACGAAACAGGTTACTCAAACAAGGTTCTGGATCTGATTGCTCACATTTCTAAATAA
- a CDS encoding D-amino acid dehydrogenase — translation MRVVILGSGVVGVSTAWYLAQAGHDVTVIDRQPEPALETSAANAGQISPGYAAPWAAPGIPLKAIKWMFQRHAPLAIRPDFTATQLCWMWQMLLNCDARHYKINKARMVRLAEYSRDCLQQLRRDTGIQYEGRQGGTLQLFRTEQQYDNATRDIAVLEEAGVPYQLLTRQALASVEPALVSVAEKLTGGLRLPHDETGDCQLFTRQLAAMAADAGVIFKLGRHVRQLRVEGQNVTGVQCDDEMIVAESYVMACGSYSTGLLRQWFDIPVYPLKGYSLTIPLADDAAAPVSTVLDETYKVAITRFDQRIRVGGMAEVVGFNTDLNLKRRETLERVVRDLYPHCGPIEQATFWTGLRPMTPDGTPLVGRSPLKNLYLNTGHGTLGWTMACGSGKLLADILSDKSPEIESDDLSVSRYTR, via the coding sequence ATGCGGGTTGTGATTCTAGGAAGTGGCGTAGTGGGCGTAAGTACCGCCTGGTATCTTGCGCAGGCAGGGCATGATGTCACCGTTATCGACAGGCAACCAGAGCCTGCGTTGGAAACCAGCGCAGCGAATGCAGGGCAGATCTCACCCGGTTATGCTGCGCCGTGGGCGGCACCCGGAATACCGCTGAAAGCGATAAAATGGATGTTCCAGCGTCATGCCCCGCTGGCTATTCGGCCGGATTTCACGGCGACACAGCTTTGCTGGATGTGGCAAATGTTGCTCAACTGCGATGCGCGCCACTATAAGATCAATAAAGCTCGGATGGTGCGTCTGGCGGAATATAGTCGTGACTGCCTGCAACAACTGCGGCGTGATACCGGCATCCAGTACGAAGGTCGACAGGGGGGAACGCTGCAACTGTTCCGCACTGAACAGCAATATGACAATGCGACACGGGATATTGCCGTGCTGGAAGAGGCTGGCGTGCCTTATCAACTGTTGACACGACAGGCGCTGGCCTCGGTTGAACCTGCGCTGGTGAGTGTGGCGGAGAAGCTCACCGGTGGGCTGCGGTTACCTCATGATGAAACCGGCGATTGCCAACTGTTCACCCGTCAACTGGCGGCGATGGCCGCTGACGCAGGAGTCATCTTCAAACTGGGGCGTCATGTTCGTCAGTTGCGGGTTGAAGGGCAAAACGTCACGGGGGTGCAGTGCGATGATGAAATGATCGTGGCGGAGTCCTATGTGATGGCCTGCGGCTCCTATTCTACGGGGCTACTGCGCCAGTGGTTCGATATTCCGGTCTATCCGCTGAAAGGTTATTCACTGACGATTCCGCTGGCGGATGATGCTGCTGCACCCGTTTCTACCGTGCTGGATGAAACGTACAAAGTAGCGATTACACGTTTTGATCAGCGTATCCGCGTTGGTGGCATGGCGGAAGTGGTGGGGTTTAACACCGATCTGAACCTTAAACGGCGTGAGACGCTGGAAAGGGTGGTGCGCGATCTGTATCCCCATTGCGGGCCGATTGAGCAAGCAACATTCTGGACAGGGCTGCGTCCGATGACGCCGGACGGTACGCCGCTGGTGGGACGCTCTCCGCTGAAAAATCTGTATTTGAACACGGGTCACGGTACATTAGGCTGGACGATGGCCTGCGGTTCGGGGAAATTGCTGGCAGATATTCTGTCAGATAAATCACCGGAGATTGAGTCCGATGATTTATCCGTGTCTCGCTATACTCGGTAA
- a CDS encoding YeaH/YhbH family protein, protein MAYFIDRRLNGKNKSTVNRQRFLRRYKSQIKQSISEAINKRSVTDIESGESVSIPNADINEPMFHQGRGGRRHRVHPGNDHFVQNDKIERPQGGGSGGSGQGDASKDGEGEDGFVFQISKDEYLDLLFEDLALPNLKKTQHRQMTEYKTHRAGYTANGVPANISVVRSLQNSLARRMAMTAGKRRTLHELEDSLERLAHTEPAQLLEEERLRQEITELRQKIARVPFIDTFDLRYRNYERRAEPSSQAVMFCLMDVSGSMDQSTKDMAKRFYILLYLFLSRNYKNVDVVYIRHHTQAKEVDEQEFFYSQETGGTIVSSALKLMEEVVRERYDPSQWNIYAAQASDGDNWADDSPLCHQILANQLLPMVRYYSYIEITRRSHQTLWREYETLRDTFDNFAMQHIRDQDDIYPVFRELFRKQTVGH, encoded by the coding sequence ATGGCCTATTTTATTGACCGACGACTGAACGGCAAAAACAAAAGCACGGTAAATCGCCAACGCTTTCTGCGCCGCTATAAGTCGCAAATAAAACAGTCGATTTCCGAGGCCATTAATAAGCGTTCGGTGACCGACATCGAAAGCGGGGAGTCGGTGTCGATCCCCAATGCAGACATCAACGAACCGATGTTCCATCAGGGCCGTGGAGGACGTCGCCACCGCGTCCACCCGGGCAACGATCACTTCGTACAGAATGACAAAATCGAGCGGCCACAAGGAGGTGGCAGCGGTGGTTCTGGTCAGGGGGATGCCAGTAAAGACGGCGAAGGCGAGGATGGGTTTGTCTTTCAGATTTCCAAAGACGAATATCTAGACCTGCTGTTTGAAGATCTGGCGCTGCCGAATCTGAAGAAAACCCAGCATCGGCAGATGACCGAATACAAAACGCACCGTGCCGGGTATACCGCTAACGGCGTTCCTGCCAATATCAGCGTGGTACGCTCGCTGCAAAACTCGCTGGCACGCCGTATGGCGATGACGGCGGGTAAACGCCGCACGCTACATGAACTGGAAGACTCGCTGGAACGGCTGGCGCACACCGAACCGGCACAATTGCTGGAAGAGGAACGGCTGCGGCAGGAAATTACCGAACTGCGCCAGAAAATCGCGCGCGTACCTTTTATCGATACATTTGACCTGCGTTACAGGAACTACGAGCGTCGAGCCGAGCCATCGAGCCAGGCCGTGATGTTCTGTTTGATGGACGTGTCTGGTTCGATGGATCAGTCGACGAAAGACATGGCGAAACGCTTTTATATTTTGCTGTACCTGTTCCTCAGCAGAAATTACAAAAACGTCGACGTTGTCTATATTCGCCACCACACGCAGGCAAAAGAGGTCGATGAACAGGAGTTCTTCTACTCTCAGGAAACCGGCGGCACCATTGTCTCCAGTGCGTTAAAGCTGATGGAGGAAGTGGTGCGTGAGCGTTACGATCCGTCACAGTGGAATATCTACGCCGCACAGGCATCAGATGGCGACAACTGGGCAGATGATTCGCCGCTGTGTCACCAGATTCTGGCGAACCAGCTTCTGCCGATGGTGCGTTACTATAGCTACATTGAAATCACCCGACGTTCACACCAGACACTCTGGCGCGAATATGAAACGCTGCGCGATACGTTCGACAATTTCGCCATGCAGCATATCCGCGATCAGGATGATATTTACCCGGTCTTCCGTGAACTCTTCCGCAAGCAAACCGTAGGACATTAG
- the yeaG gene encoding protein kinase YeaG: MNIFDHYRQRYDAAKDEEFTLQEFLTICQQDRNAYANAAERLLTAIGEPVMVDTAQESRMSRLFSNRVIARYPAFEEFYGMEEAIEQIVSYLKHAAQGLEEKKQILYLLGPVGGGKSSLAERLKALMQRVPIYILSANGERSPVNDHPLCLFNPQEDAAILEKEYTIPRRYLGTIMSPWAAKRLQDFGGDITKFKVVKVWPSILAQIGIAKTEPGDENNQDISALVGKVDIRKLEHFAQNDPDAYGYSGALCRANQGIMEFVEMFKAPIKVLHPLLTATQEGNYNGTEGIAALPFNGIILAHSNESEWVQFRNNKNNEAFLDRVYIVKVPYCLRVSEEVKIYDKLLDHSELTHAPCAPGTLETLARFSILSRLKDPENSSIYSKMRVYDGESLKDTDPKAKSYQEYRDYAGVDEGMNGLSTRFAFKILSRVFNFDHSEVAANPVHLFYVLEQQIEREQFPQELAEKYLEHLKGYLTPKYAEFIGKEIQTAYLESYSEYGQNIFDRYVTYADFWIQDQEYRDPDTGQLFDRESLNAELEKIEKPAGISNPKDFRNEIVNFVLRARANNSGRNPNWTSYEKLRTVIEKKMFSNTEELLPVISFNTKTSTDEQKKHDDFVDRMMEKGYTRKQVRLLCEWYLRVRKSS; this comes from the coding sequence ATGAACATATTTGATCACTACCGCCAGCGCTACGACGCTGCCAAGGACGAAGAGTTCACTCTGCAGGAATTCCTTACTATCTGTCAGCAGGATCGCAATGCTTATGCGAATGCGGCTGAACGATTGTTAACGGCTATCGGTGAACCTGTAATGGTGGATACCGCCCAAGAATCACGCATGTCACGCCTATTCTCGAACCGGGTAATTGCCCGTTATCCTGCTTTTGAAGAATTTTACGGTATGGAAGAGGCTATCGAACAGATTGTCTCCTACCTGAAACACGCCGCGCAGGGGTTGGAAGAGAAGAAACAGATTCTGTATTTGCTGGGGCCGGTCGGCGGCGGGAAATCCTCTCTGGCCGAACGACTGAAAGCGCTGATGCAGCGTGTGCCGATTTATATCCTCAGCGCCAACGGCGAACGCAGCCCAGTAAACGACCACCCGCTCTGCCTGTTCAACCCGCAGGAAGATGCGGCAATACTCGAAAAAGAGTACACGATCCCACGGCGTTACCTTGGCACCATCATGTCGCCGTGGGCAGCCAAGCGCTTGCAGGACTTTGGCGGCGACATTACCAAATTCAAAGTCGTCAAAGTGTGGCCATCCATTCTGGCGCAAATCGGGATCGCGAAAACCGAACCCGGCGATGAGAACAATCAGGATATTTCCGCGCTGGTCGGTAAAGTCGATATCCGCAAGCTGGAACATTTTGCCCAGAACGATCCCGATGCCTACGGCTACTCCGGCGCGTTGTGCCGTGCGAACCAGGGCATTATGGAGTTCGTTGAGATGTTCAAAGCCCCCATCAAGGTGCTCCATCCGCTGCTGACCGCCACACAGGAAGGCAATTATAACGGGACGGAAGGCATTGCTGCCCTGCCGTTCAACGGGATTATTCTGGCGCACTCCAATGAATCCGAGTGGGTGCAGTTCCGTAATAACAAGAACAATGAAGCGTTTCTTGACCGCGTGTATATCGTGAAGGTGCCGTACTGCCTGCGCGTATCCGAAGAGGTCAAAATCTACGACAAATTGCTGGATCACAGCGAACTGACGCATGCCCCCTGCGCACCCGGCACGCTGGAAACGCTGGCCCGTTTTTCCATTCTGTCGCGCCTGAAAGATCCCGAAAACTCCAGCATCTACTCCAAGATGCGGGTTTACGACGGAGAAAGCCTGAAAGATACCGATCCAAAGGCGAAATCCTATCAGGAGTATCGCGATTACGCGGGCGTGGATGAAGGGATGAACGGTCTGTCGACCCGCTTCGCGTTCAAAATTCTGTCGCGCGTGTTTAACTTCGATCACAGCGAAGTTGCCGCCAACCCGGTACACCTGTTCTATGTACTGGAACAACAGATCGAGCGTGAGCAGTTCCCGCAGGAGTTGGCAGAGAAATATCTGGAGCACCTGAAAGGGTATCTGACGCCGAAATACGCTGAGTTTATTGGTAAAGAGATCCAGACTGCCTATCTCGAATCCTATTCCGAATACGGACAGAACATTTTTGACCGTTATGTTACCTATGCGGATTTCTGGATTCAGGATCAAGAGTACCGTGATCCAGATACTGGTCAGCTATTTGATCGTGAATCGTTGAACGCCGAGTTGGAAAAGATCGAGAAGCCTGCGGGTATCAGTAACCCTAAAGACTTCCGTAACGAGATAGTCAACTTCGTCCTGCGTGCCCGCGCCAACAATAGCGGCCGGAATCCAAACTGGACCAGTTACGAGAAACTGCGCACGGTTATCGAGAAGAAAATGTTCTCCAACACGGAAGAGCTGTTGCCTGTAATTTCGTTTAATACCAAGACCTCAACGGATGAACAGAAAAAACATGATGACTTCGTCGATCGCATGATGGAGAAAGGCTATACCCGGAAACAGGTGCGTTTGCTGTGCGAATGGTATCTGCGGGTGAGGAAATCATCATAA
- a CDS encoding aldo/keto reductase produces the protein MTKAIRFPDDTRVPAIGQGTWYMGEDARMRAQEVTALQAGIDLGLTLIDTAEMYAGGGAEDVVGEAIRGRRDSVYLVSKVYPHNAGGEKAIQACERSLKRLKTERIDLYLLHWRGGIPLIDTIAAMERLQQAGKIGQWGVSNLDLEDMRELWSLEGGQRCMTNQVLYHVASRGIEFDLLPWCLQQQLPVMAYCPLAQAGRLREGVFSHPVVKRIAREHSITPAQLLLAWVIRQPGVIAIPKASSTKHVQENAKALDVVLSEDDLGQLDQAFPPPMCKQHLDVV, from the coding sequence ATGACAAAAGCGATTCGTTTTCCTGATGACACGCGTGTACCAGCGATCGGTCAGGGAACGTGGTACATGGGTGAAGATGCCCGAATGAGAGCACAGGAAGTGACGGCGCTGCAAGCGGGCATCGACCTTGGGTTAACGTTGATTGATACAGCGGAAATGTACGCGGGAGGCGGGGCAGAGGACGTGGTCGGTGAAGCGATACGTGGCCGTCGTGACAGCGTTTATCTGGTGTCGAAAGTCTACCCGCACAATGCGGGAGGCGAAAAGGCGATACAGGCGTGTGAGCGCAGCCTGAAGCGACTGAAGACCGAGCGTATTGATTTGTATCTGCTGCACTGGCGCGGTGGCATCCCATTAATCGATACGATTGCGGCGATGGAGCGGTTGCAGCAGGCAGGTAAAATCGGGCAGTGGGGCGTGTCCAATCTTGACCTTGAGGATATGCGGGAGCTGTGGTCGCTAGAGGGCGGACAGCGCTGCATGACCAATCAGGTGCTGTACCATGTGGCATCGCGCGGTATTGAGTTTGATTTGTTGCCGTGGTGTCTTCAACAGCAGCTTCCCGTGATGGCGTATTGCCCGCTGGCACAGGCTGGACGTTTGCGCGAGGGGGTATTCTCGCATCCGGTGGTGAAGCGTATTGCGCGAGAACACAGCATCACGCCAGCTCAACTTCTACTGGCATGGGTGATTCGCCAGCCGGGCGTGATCGCCATTCCAAAAGCCAGTTCTACAAAGCATGTGCAGGAAAATGCGAAAGCGCTGGATGTGGTGTTGTCTGAGGATGATCTCGGGCAGTTGGATCAGGCTTTTCCACCACCGATGTGCAAACAGCATTTGGATGTGGTGTAG
- a CDS encoding multidrug effflux MFS transporter, protein MQRFVLILLTLVLLGPLGIDIYLPLIPAIAIALNSPESLIQSTVALFILVMGLGQLLAGPLVDKYGRRPMALAGVVIYLIGAIMAALATNATLFVLSRLFQGLAVCCTAVAIFSSVRDKLNGDDAARTYGFLNGTLNIVPALAPLLGGLLAEAFGWRAPFWFLAGYSIVVLVLVIRFLPETRPDSTLAVHGLPLRQYARLLSDRHFLGFASVNAGAMGMALTYVTFSPVVLMNQAQLTPLEFSIAFGANGFWIMLVSFFANRIIRKVGRPRCLAVGSLLMGAGFLSLLGGVALLPDAMQDTWPTYMLPVALACAGLAFLIGPSTSYALEPYSNEAGIASAMVGFVQMAGGAALGLIAMALPLPSKISLALVMLCAALLAIRARLLTRHHKGSITPLPRT, encoded by the coding sequence ATGCAACGATTTGTTCTGATTTTACTGACTCTGGTTCTACTCGGCCCGCTGGGTATCGACATTTATTTACCGCTTATTCCCGCTATCGCCATCGCGCTGAACAGCCCTGAATCGCTGATTCAGTCCACCGTTGCCCTCTTTATTCTGGTCATGGGATTAGGCCAGCTTCTGGCGGGGCCGCTGGTCGATAAGTACGGTCGGCGTCCCATGGCGCTGGCAGGTGTGGTTATCTACCTCATCGGCGCGATCATGGCGGCACTAGCTACCAACGCCACGCTATTCGTCCTTTCACGTCTTTTTCAGGGACTGGCCGTCTGCTGTACCGCCGTTGCCATTTTCAGCAGCGTACGTGACAAACTGAATGGCGACGATGCCGCCAGAACCTATGGTTTTCTTAACGGCACGTTGAACATTGTGCCCGCGCTGGCTCCGCTATTAGGTGGACTGTTAGCCGAAGCTTTCGGCTGGCGTGCGCCCTTCTGGTTCCTTGCAGGCTACAGCATTGTGGTACTGGTACTGGTCATCCGCTTTCTTCCAGAAACGCGTCCAGATTCAACCTTAGCGGTACATGGTTTACCGCTGCGGCAATATGCCCGTCTGTTATCCGATCGTCATTTTCTAGGGTTCGCGTCAGTCAACGCGGGGGCAATGGGGATGGCGCTAACTTATGTCACGTTCTCGCCCGTAGTGTTAATGAATCAGGCACAGCTCACCCCGCTTGAGTTTTCTATTGCCTTCGGCGCGAACGGTTTTTGGATCATGCTGGTCAGTTTCTTTGCAAATCGTATTATCCGCAAAGTCGGTCGGCCACGCTGTCTGGCCGTTGGTAGTCTGCTGATGGGGGCAGGTTTTCTTTCTCTACTTGGCGGTGTCGCGCTCTTGCCCGACGCGATGCAAGACACCTGGCCAACGTATATGTTACCCGTCGCGCTAGCTTGTGCGGGTCTGGCATTTTTGATTGGGCCGTCCACCAGCTATGCGCTGGAGCCTTATTCTAACGAGGCGGGAATTGCATCGGCAATGGTAGGGTTTGTGCAGATGGCGGGCGGTGCAGCGCTGGGGTTGATTGCTATGGCGCTCCCTCTGCCGTCAAAAATATCACTGGCGCTGGTGATGCTCTGTGCCGCCCTGCTGGCGATACGCGCCCGTCTGCTCACGCGGCACCACAAGGGCAGCATTACGCCGCTGCCCCGCACATAA
- a CDS encoding SpoVR family protein → MAISTDNQVKKTLRLSDGPDWTFELLQVYLDEIDRVAKLYRLATYPHQIEVITSEQMMDAYSSIGMPINYAHWSFGKKFIETEQRYKHGQQGLAYEIVINSDPCIAYLMEENTLPMQALVMAHACYGHNSFFKGNYLFRSWTDASSIVDYLLFARQYIAQCEERYGVDEVEHLLDSCHALMNYGVDRYKRPQKISLEEEKSRQKSREAYLQSQVNDLWKTLPRREQGAAPEQARRFPQEPQENLLYFMEKNAPLLEPWQREVLRIVRKVSQYFYPQKQTQVMNEGWATFWHYTILNHLYDEGRVSERFMLEFLHSHTNVIYQPPYNSPYYSGINPYALGFAMFQDIKRICQTPTEEDRYWFPDIAGKDWLDTLHFAMQNFKDESFISQFLSPKLMRDFRLFTVLDDDRNNYLEISAIHDEEGYRLIRQELSAQYNLSHLEPNIQVWNVDLRGNRALTLRYVPHNRAPLDKSSQEVLKHVHRLWGFDVYLEQANSDGSIELIERCPQRNGTASA, encoded by the coding sequence ATGGCTATATCGACGGATAATCAGGTAAAAAAAACACTTCGCCTGAGTGATGGACCGGACTGGACGTTTGAGTTATTGCAGGTTTATCTTGATGAAATTGATCGGGTAGCCAAGTTGTATCGTCTGGCGACCTATCCTCATCAGATCGAGGTAATCACCTCAGAACAAATGATGGATGCCTATTCCAGCATAGGTATGCCTATCAACTATGCCCACTGGTCGTTCGGGAAAAAATTTATCGAAACCGAACAGCGGTACAAACACGGGCAGCAGGGGCTGGCTTACGAAATCGTCATTAACTCCGATCCGTGTATCGCGTATTTGATGGAAGAAAATACGCTGCCAATGCAGGCGCTTGTCATGGCACACGCCTGCTACGGACACAATTCGTTCTTCAAAGGCAACTATCTGTTCCGTAGTTGGACCGACGCCAGCTCTATCGTCGACTACCTGCTGTTTGCCCGGCAGTATATTGCACAATGTGAAGAACGTTATGGCGTGGATGAGGTCGAGCACCTGTTAGACTCTTGCCATGCGCTCATGAATTACGGCGTCGACCGCTATAAGCGCCCGCAGAAAATCTCGCTCGAAGAGGAAAAGTCCCGCCAGAAAAGCCGTGAAGCCTATCTGCAAAGCCAGGTCAACGATCTCTGGAAAACCCTACCGCGCCGTGAACAGGGTGCTGCGCCAGAACAAGCAAGACGCTTTCCACAAGAGCCGCAGGAAAACCTACTCTACTTTATGGAAAAAAACGCCCCGCTGCTGGAGCCCTGGCAACGAGAAGTGTTGCGCATCGTGCGAAAAGTCAGCCAATATTTTTATCCGCAGAAACAGACTCAGGTAATGAATGAAGGCTGGGCCACCTTCTGGCATTACACTATCCTGAACCATCTCTATGATGAAGGTCGGGTCTCTGAGCGCTTCATGCTGGAATTCCTGCACAGCCATACCAACGTGATTTATCAGCCGCCGTACAATAGCCCGTATTACAGCGGCATCAATCCGTATGCACTGGGCTTCGCGATGTTTCAGGACATTAAACGTATTTGTCAGACGCCGACAGAGGAAGACCGCTACTGGTTCCCCGATATCGCGGGTAAAGACTGGCTGGATACGCTGCATTTCGCGATGCAGAATTTCAAGGATGAAAGTTTCATCAGCCAGTTCCTGTCGCCTAAATTGATGCGCGATTTCCGGCTATTTACCGTGCTGGACGATGACCGCAATAACTATCTGGAAATTTCCGCGATTCACGACGAAGAAGGCTATCGTTTGATCCGACAAGAGCTGTCCGCACAGTATAACCTGAGTCATCTGGAGCCAAATATTCAGGTCTGGAACGTGGATTTACGCGGCAATCGCGCGTTGACGCTGCGATACGTTCCGCATAACCGTGCACCGCTCGATAAAAGCAGCCAGGAAGTGTTAAAACACGTCCATCGCCTATGGGGGTTTGACGTCTATCTGGAACAGGCTAACTCGGATGGCAGCATCGAGTTGATTGAACGCTGCCCGCAGCGTAACGGAACTGCATCCGCATAA
- a CDS encoding D-hexose-6-phosphate mutarotase — protein sequence MHNTIFSLPVTQQISATLSQRQLEQLPVIVVDHPEVRAAVALQGAHLLSWQPTNEEPVLWLSDNTPFTQHVAIRGGVPICFPWFGPFAEPNHGFARLLPWEFTAHSEDEHGVQLTFTLRDNEETRKSWPHEFTLIARFKLGKACGIELEAHGDYSITSALHTYFNIGDISNIRIAGLGESFIDKVDQGKLSTQQGDLVFTDRTDRIYTQPQDTSVVHDAVLKRTIEVHHTHHSDVVSWNPGAELSRTISDMPDEGYKTFVCVETARINQPFVASVKAPARLTTVIRIKK from the coding sequence ATGCATAACACAATTTTCTCACTCCCCGTCACTCAACAAATTAGCGCAACCCTCAGTCAGCGTCAGTTGGAGCAATTACCCGTCATCGTCGTTGATCATCCTGAAGTTCGCGCAGCGGTCGCATTGCAAGGGGCACACCTACTGAGCTGGCAGCCGACAAACGAAGAGCCGGTGCTTTGGCTGAGCGACAATACGCCTTTTACTCAGCACGTTGCTATTCGCGGCGGTGTCCCTATCTGTTTCCCGTGGTTCGGCCCTTTCGCCGAGCCTAACCACGGTTTTGCTCGTTTACTGCCATGGGAGTTTACCGCCCACAGCGAAGATGAGCACGGTGTGCAGCTCACGTTCACGCTGCGCGATAATGAAGAAACACGTAAAAGTTGGCCGCATGAGTTCACTCTCATCGCCCGTTTCAAGCTGGGTAAAGCGTGCGGTATTGAGCTGGAAGCGCATGGTGATTACAGCATTACCAGCGCGCTGCACACCTATTTCAATATTGGTGACATCAGTAATATTCGCATTGCCGGTCTGGGTGAGTCATTCATCGATAAAGTGGATCAGGGCAAGCTGTCTACGCAGCAAGGCGATTTGGTCTTTACCGACCGTACAGACCGTATCTATACCCAACCGCAGGACACCAGCGTGGTACATGATGCAGTACTGAAACGCACTATTGAAGTACACCATACGCACCATAGCGATGTGGTGTCATGGAACCCTGGTGCAGAACTGTCTCGTACAATTAGCGATATGCCTGATGAGGGATATAAAACATTCGTGTGCGTAGAAACCGCGCGAATTAATCAGCCGTTTGTCGCGTCAGTCAAAGCTCCGGCTCGTCTGACGACGGTTATCCGCATCAAGAAATAA